From the genome of Verrucomicrobiia bacterium, one region includes:
- a CDS encoding Hsp20/alpha crystallin family protein: MKALFKKDSAPPAPAPAETIRYVMPDVNVYENKEGYVIEADMPGVSKDGLEITLANNEITLIGHQTDAVVPGTALYRQRQGLGYRRVFELDPVVDPNRITARMHQGVLFLSLPKSEAVKPRKIVVSE, from the coding sequence ATGAAAGCGCTGTTTAAGAAAGATTCCGCGCCGCCCGCTCCGGCTCCTGCTGAGACGATTCGATACGTGATGCCGGACGTGAACGTTTACGAAAATAAAGAAGGCTACGTCATCGAAGCGGACATGCCGGGTGTAAGCAAGGACGGTCTCGAAATCACGCTGGCGAATAATGAGATTACCCTGATTGGCCACCAGACCGACGCCGTGGTTCCTGGCACTGCGTTGTATCGTCAACGTCAGGGCTTGGGTTATCGGCGCGTATTTGAACTGGATCCGGTCGTGGATCCGAATCGCATCACCGCGCGAATGCATCAAGGCGTGCTCTTTTTGAGCCTGCCAAAATCGGAAGCGGTCAAGCCGCGAAAGATTGTCGTCAGTGAGTGA
- a CDS encoding twin-arginine translocase TatA/TatE family subunit, giving the protein MFAAMLGGWEIVLILAIALLLFGAKRLPDLAKGLGTGIREFKKATREVTEEIQNAAQEPPPAPRKLPPSGAAAQTETPASSDTPQA; this is encoded by the coding sequence ATGTTTGCAGCAATGCTCGGCGGTTGGGAAATCGTTTTGATTCTCGCCATCGCGTTGTTGTTGTTTGGTGCGAAACGATTGCCAGATCTGGCTAAAGGCTTGGGCACGGGCATCCGGGAATTCAAAAAAGCCACCCGCGAAGTCACCGAAGAAATTCAGAACGCGGCGCAAGAACCTCCCCCCGCACCGCGTAAGTTGCCGCCGTCGGGGGCCGCCGCGCAAACCGAGACTCCAGCTTCTTCTGATACGCCGCAGGCGTAA
- a CDS encoding MotA/TolQ/ExbB proton channel family protein produces MTVPILLAAVGNARASTAPGGFSIWKQATPEAQVIIVILIFFSIAAWTVMAVKTVQMRRARKLNLYFQAEFKQQKSVLEMFDRRIQAEGCPLFAVYQAGSMALDTRLKGSSDAARKPAVSLKSMEHVKRLIENTVAQESLKLESGLILLAIAVSGAPFLGLLGTVWGVMDTFAGIARAGSASMSAMAPGVAAALVTTVAGLLVAIPSMFGYNWLVHNLRVRTVELDNFAQELVSKMETEYLQDE; encoded by the coding sequence ATGACTGTACCGATATTGTTAGCTGCCGTGGGGAACGCCCGCGCCTCTACCGCTCCCGGAGGATTCAGCATTTGGAAGCAGGCCACGCCCGAGGCGCAGGTCATCATCGTCATTTTAATTTTTTTCTCCATTGCCGCCTGGACCGTGATGGCGGTCAAAACCGTGCAAATGCGGCGGGCCCGCAAGTTGAACCTGTATTTTCAGGCGGAATTCAAACAGCAGAAATCGGTGCTGGAAATGTTTGATCGTCGCATTCAGGCGGAGGGTTGTCCGCTCTTTGCCGTCTATCAAGCTGGTAGCATGGCTTTGGACACGCGGTTGAAGGGTAGTTCGGATGCCGCGCGCAAGCCCGCTGTTTCGCTGAAAAGCATGGAGCACGTCAAGCGTCTCATCGAAAACACGGTAGCGCAGGAGTCCTTGAAGCTCGAATCGGGATTGATTTTGCTCGCGATCGCGGTGAGCGGCGCGCCGTTCCTGGGATTGTTGGGAACAGTTTGGGGAGTGATGGATACGTTTGCCGGCATTGCGCGCGCGGGGAGCGCCTCCATGTCCGCCATGGCGCCCGGTGTGGCGGCGGCCTTGGTGACCACGGTGGCGGGACTGCTGGTGGCCATCCCCTCCATGTTCGGCTACAACTGGTTGGTTCACAACCTCCGGGTACGGACGGTGGAGCTGGATAATTTTGCGCAGGAATTGGTCTCCAAAATGGAAACCGAGTATTTGCAAGATGAATGA
- a CDS encoding Gfo/Idh/MocA family oxidoreductase: MTSVRVGIIGMGNIGKHHAGYLLAGQVSECELTAVCSTSPHKLADYAAKGVKVFENAEALIQSGAVDAVIIATPHYQHVTLGIAAFAAGLHVMVEKPIAAHKADGERLIAAHQEHPGLQFAGMFQLRLEPRYEKIRALLQQGELGEIVRVNWVNTDWFRSDAYYASSAWRATWKGEGGGVLLNQCLHNLDVLQWLLGQPARVQGFCQLGRFHHIEVEDHVTAYLEWPNRATGVFVSSTGEVPGTNRFEIVGSRGTIILEPDRLRFLRNAVDMLEFSRTATTGFSKPETSTTEIPFDNAATPHATLMQNFVNAIRHGEPLIAPGAEGLASVELANAMVYSSLRREALTLPMNGVAWEVELQQLIADSKLEKTVVPTEASDFTSSFRR, encoded by the coding sequence ATGACATCCGTTCGCGTTGGCATCATCGGCATGGGGAACATCGGAAAACATCACGCCGGTTATTTGTTGGCGGGACAGGTGTCTGAGTGCGAGTTGACGGCGGTTTGCAGTACTTCGCCGCACAAGCTCGCCGATTACGCGGCTAAAGGCGTGAAAGTCTTTGAAAACGCCGAAGCGCTCATCCAATCCGGAGCGGTGGATGCGGTGATTATTGCCACGCCGCATTATCAGCATGTCACCTTGGGGATCGCGGCGTTCGCCGCTGGTTTACACGTCATGGTGGAAAAACCGATTGCCGCGCACAAAGCCGATGGCGAACGGCTGATCGCCGCGCATCAAGAGCATCCCGGATTGCAATTCGCCGGCATGTTCCAACTCCGCCTCGAACCGCGCTACGAGAAAATTCGCGCCTTGCTGCAACAGGGCGAGTTGGGCGAGATCGTCCGTGTCAACTGGGTGAACACCGATTGGTTTCGCAGTGACGCCTACTACGCCAGCAGCGCCTGGCGCGCCACCTGGAAAGGCGAAGGCGGCGGCGTGCTGCTGAACCAGTGTCTCCACAATCTTGATGTTCTCCAATGGTTGTTGGGGCAACCGGCACGCGTCCAAGGCTTCTGCCAGTTGGGCCGGTTCCATCACATCGAAGTGGAAGATCACGTCACCGCCTACCTTGAATGGCCCAATCGCGCCACCGGTGTTTTTGTCAGTTCCACCGGCGAAGTGCCCGGCACCAACCGCTTTGAAATCGTCGGCTCCCGCGGCACGATCATTTTGGAGCCGGACCGCCTGCGCTTCCTGCGTAACGCGGTGGACATGCTGGAATTCAGTCGCACCGCCACCACTGGCTTCAGCAAACCCGAGACGAGCACCACCGAAATCCCCTTCGATAATGCGGCCACGCCGCACGCGACGTTGATGCAAAATTTCGTTAACGCCATCCGCCACGGCGAACCTTTGATCGCGCCCGGCGCCGAGGGGTTGGCCTCGGTGGAACTGGCCAACGCCATGGTTTATTCCTCGCTGCGACGCGAGGCTTTGACGCTGCCGATGAACGGCGTGGCCTGGGAAGTTGAACTGCAACAACTCATTGCCGACTCAAAATTGGAAAAAACAGTCGTGCCGACCGAAGCCAGCGATTTCACCAGCTCCTTTAGGCGCTGA
- a CDS encoding ketose-bisphosphate aldolase, with amino-acid sequence MPLTHTKDLFAKALQGKYAIGAFNVNNMELIQGIVEACEEEKAPLILQISRGARQYANPVYLKKLIEAAVSLSNIPIAVHLDHGDTFELCKECIDEGFTSVMIDASHEPFEKNVEITRKVVEYAHKHNCSVESELGHLVGAQFDDGEEGGAHSSSGHYTNPEEAVKFVRATGCDSLAVAIGNSHGAYKFKGEQHLDLERLKLIKKALSEAGLGDYPLVLHGASSVPQYLADDINKYGGNMPDTKGVPEEDIEIARRVGCTKVNIDTDLRMAMTAAIRKAFAENPKEFDPRKYLGPARKLVKDLVRHKVTDVLCCAGHAFD; translated from the coding sequence ATGCCACTGACACATACCAAAGACCTGTTCGCGAAAGCCCTCCAAGGCAAATACGCCATCGGCGCTTTTAACGTCAACAACATGGAATTGATCCAAGGGATCGTGGAGGCTTGCGAGGAGGAGAAGGCCCCGCTGATCTTGCAAATTTCCCGGGGTGCGCGGCAGTATGCGAACCCCGTTTATCTCAAGAAGCTCATCGAAGCCGCGGTGAGTCTGAGCAACATTCCGATCGCGGTGCATCTCGACCATGGGGACACCTTCGAGTTGTGCAAAGAGTGCATTGACGAAGGCTTCACCAGCGTGATGATTGACGCTTCGCACGAGCCATTCGAGAAGAATGTCGAGATCACCCGTAAAGTGGTGGAATACGCTCACAAACATAATTGTTCGGTGGAATCCGAGCTGGGCCACCTGGTCGGCGCGCAGTTTGACGACGGCGAGGAAGGCGGCGCTCATTCGTCCAGCGGACACTACACCAACCCCGAGGAAGCGGTTAAATTTGTGCGCGCGACCGGTTGCGATTCTCTGGCGGTCGCGATTGGCAACAGCCACGGCGCCTACAAATTCAAAGGCGAACAACACCTGGACCTCGAACGGCTCAAGCTGATCAAAAAAGCGCTCTCCGAAGCCGGCTTGGGTGATTATCCACTGGTGCTGCATGGAGCCTCCAGCGTTCCGCAATACCTGGCGGACGACATCAACAAGTACGGCGGCAACATGCCCGATACGAAAGGCGTTCCCGAGGAAGACATTGAAATTGCGCGGCGCGTGGGTTGCACCAAGGTGAATATTGATACGGACTTGCGCATGGCGATGACCGCAGCAATTCGGAAAGCCTTTGCGGAAAATCCGAAGGAGTTTGATCCGCGCAAATACTTGGGGCCAGCTCGGAAGTTGGTCAAAGATCTGGTGCGTCACAAAGTGACCGATGTTCTTTGCTGCGCCGGCCACGCTTTTGACTAA
- a CDS encoding DUF4956 domain-containing protein encodes MNDWFLRGDYGAVPTDYSVLLLALLLAFVCGHAVAWAYMFTHTGLSYSRSYVNSLTVLPVLVALVMMVLSNNLVVAFGLMAIFAMVRFRSVLRDTLDTTYVLATIVIGLACGTAKFTTAIIGCLTILAIMLYFWVTGFGTRHRYDLILNLHWNRPAAELPELLQLLRRHARSVLCASQRSSEDLQGVDLSYRLLLRNPARSHELMAELKTFAGVTRTSSLTAEDESEL; translated from the coding sequence ATGAATGATTGGTTTTTAAGGGGCGACTACGGAGCGGTACCAACGGATTACAGCGTATTGTTGCTGGCATTATTGCTGGCGTTTGTGTGCGGACACGCCGTGGCGTGGGCTTACATGTTTACTCACACGGGACTCTCCTATTCGCGCTCCTACGTCAACTCGCTTACGGTCCTGCCGGTATTGGTGGCGCTGGTGATGATGGTGCTGTCCAACAACCTGGTGGTGGCGTTTGGGTTGATGGCGATTTTTGCAATGGTTCGATTTCGCAGCGTGCTGCGGGACACGCTGGATACGACCTACGTGCTGGCAACCATTGTCATCGGGCTGGCGTGCGGCACGGCGAAGTTCACCACGGCCATCATTGGCTGCCTCACAATCCTGGCCATCATGTTGTATTTCTGGGTGACCGGATTCGGCACGCGCCATCGCTACGACCTGATCCTGAACCTGCATTGGAATCGTCCGGCGGCGGAACTGCCGGAGTTGCTGCAACTGCTGCGCCGCCACGCCCGCTCGGTGCTTTGCGCCAGTCAACGCTCGAGCGAGGACTTGCAAGGCGTGGATCTATCCTACCGGTTATTACTGCGAAATCCGGCGCGTAGCCACGAATTGATGGCGGAACTGAAAACCTTCGCCGGTGTCACCCGCACGTCCAGCCTGACCGCCGAAGACGAATCGGAACTATGA
- a CDS encoding OmpA family protein produces the protein MKAVKLTSLLAAVLALTLFGTGCQKRVIGPTPINKSETRIRPGEINNELPPFNSGDTTSGINSSEWDPTTGAHAQSGKFDLDNSTQDRAALAIHTVHFGFDSSVVRSDERGNVDAVADYMRNNSAVGLLIEGHCDERGTDGYNDALGERRASALREALISQGVAADRIITQSWGKRRPVDLGQNEAAWAKNRRGEFVVLHAR, from the coding sequence ATGAAAGCTGTCAAATTAACTTCTCTGCTGGCCGCGGTGCTGGCGCTCACTCTCTTCGGCACCGGCTGCCAAAAGCGCGTCATCGGGCCCACGCCAATCAATAAGTCCGAGACGCGGATCCGTCCCGGCGAAATCAATAATGAATTGCCGCCGTTCAATTCCGGTGACACGACTTCTGGGATTAACAGTTCAGAATGGGACCCCACTACCGGGGCGCACGCGCAATCGGGGAAATTCGATCTCGACAACAGCACGCAAGATCGCGCCGCCTTGGCCATCCATACGGTTCACTTCGGTTTTGACAGCTCGGTGGTGCGCAGCGACGAGCGCGGCAATGTGGATGCGGTGGCGGATTACATGCGGAACAACTCCGCCGTCGGTTTATTGATTGAAGGTCATTGCGACGAGCGCGGGACGGATGGTTACAACGATGCGTTGGGCGAGCGCCGCGCCTCCGCCTTGCGTGAAGCGCTCATTTCTCAAGGCGTCGCCGCAGACCGCATCATCACCCAAAGCTGGGGTAAACGCCGGCCCGTGGACTTGGGGCAAAACGAAGCGGCCTGGGCGAAGAATCGTCGCGGCGAGTTCGTGGTGCTACACGCGCGATAA
- a CDS encoding Hsp20/alpha crystallin family protein, translating to MNIVKWQRPTLANWSGFGRLSDLRDEIDRLFDSPLSELTKTSDLLAGWTPALDVYEDKDNYTVKAELPGMKKEDIEVSLHEGVLSISGERKSETEKEDTEVFRAERFVGRFQRTVTLPASVAADKVKAAYKDGVLTITLPKTEEAKPKQIDVAVN from the coding sequence ATGAACATCGTAAAATGGCAAAGACCAACACTGGCAAACTGGTCGGGTTTCGGAAGGCTGTCAGACCTGCGCGACGAGATTGATCGTCTGTTCGATTCCCCGTTGAGTGAACTGACCAAGACTTCCGATTTACTGGCAGGTTGGACGCCGGCATTGGATGTCTATGAGGATAAGGATAACTACACGGTCAAGGCTGAATTGCCCGGTATGAAGAAAGAGGACATCGAAGTGTCCCTGCATGAAGGTGTGCTCAGCATTTCCGGCGAGCGTAAAAGCGAAACCGAAAAGGAAGACACCGAAGTGTTCCGGGCGGAACGCTTTGTTGGCCGGTTTCAACGCACCGTAACGCTGCCGGCATCGGTGGCCGCGGATAAGGTAAAGGCGGCTTACAAAGATGGAGTTTTGACCATCACGCTGCCGAAAACCGAGGAAGCCAAACCGAAGCAAATTGACGTCGCGGTCAACTAA
- a CDS encoding polyphosphate polymerase domain-containing protein: MAQDHRLQPQRFELKYLIKEQIVTALRDFVSGYLELDDFSIGKPNNSYEIHSVYLDSSGLDTHHATVNGDKNRYKLRLRYYDGKSDSPVFCEIKQRIDNSILKKRAPVPRDIIPMVMVGQLPAPDQLYSTEPRHYVSLQRFVELAQRLNARPRLHNHYWREAWVSSHDNSIRVTLDRNIEVEPYFGNEAVTEMIRPIRIYREFVVLELKFTGRYPNWFNALVSRFNLMRGAAMKYSGGVATVGEQFFQQHDPEWDVQAAFRAN, from the coding sequence ATGGCGCAGGATCATCGCTTACAACCGCAACGGTTCGAACTGAAATACCTGATCAAGGAGCAGATCGTAACCGCGTTGCGTGATTTCGTGAGCGGCTACCTGGAGCTGGACGATTTTTCAATCGGCAAGCCCAATAATTCCTACGAAATTCATAGCGTCTATCTTGATTCGTCCGGCCTGGATACGCACCACGCCACGGTCAATGGCGATAAAAATCGCTACAAATTGCGGTTGCGATATTACGACGGCAAATCGGATTCACCCGTGTTTTGCGAAATCAAACAGCGCATTGACAATTCCATCCTGAAAAAGCGCGCGCCCGTTCCGCGCGACATTATTCCGATGGTGATGGTGGGACAACTGCCCGCCCCGGATCAGCTATACTCCACCGAACCACGGCACTACGTTTCGCTCCAACGGTTCGTCGAGTTGGCGCAACGCCTCAACGCGCGGCCGCGGCTTCACAATCATTATTGGCGCGAAGCGTGGGTCAGCTCGCACGACAATTCCATTCGCGTGACGCTGGATCGCAACATCGAGGTGGAACCCTATTTCGGAAACGAAGCGGTCACGGAGATGATACGCCCCATCCGGATTTATCGGGAATTTGTCGTTTTAGAATTAAAATTTACAGGGCGCTACCCGAATTGGTTTAATGCGCTGGTCAGCCGGTTCAACCTGATGCGTGGAGCGGCCATGAAATACAGTGGCGGCGTGGCGACCGTCGGCGAGCAGTTTTTCCAGCAACACGATCCGGAATGGGACGTGCAGGCAGCCTTCAGAGCAAATTGA
- a CDS encoding TonB family protein, which produces MSQLQKKCLVGSTTLHVLLLLTLLVGPAFLVKKQEPLNLPEITFEPAFLIDEQLSNPGGAAPGGPAPIQSPPEPSQPAPAPAPNPVPQPVETQPPAKVVEPKPAPKVVKPVETKFNDREVEKSPKSKPTHQVQVSKTKVPLNRSTAAKNQKPANDGAAAADSQRNSALATALRSTRSGLGKGLSSGTDVRMPDGQGGGSGAAYASYAQEIQRRYKAAYDRELQIAGDIADGQAQVETSIVVLRDGTVSSARILKPSGNAELNRLTQRVLDSVRQVPAFPSGTTDSTRTFNIVFDLKPRIGFG; this is translated from the coding sequence ATGAGTCAGTTGCAAAAAAAATGTCTGGTCGGTTCGACGACCTTGCACGTGCTGCTGCTGCTGACGCTGCTGGTGGGGCCGGCCTTTTTGGTTAAAAAGCAGGAGCCGCTAAACCTGCCGGAAATCACTTTTGAACCCGCCTTTTTGATTGACGAACAATTATCCAATCCCGGCGGCGCCGCGCCGGGTGGTCCCGCCCCCATTCAATCACCACCCGAACCGTCCCAGCCCGCGCCAGCTCCGGCTCCGAACCCGGTGCCCCAACCAGTGGAAACCCAACCGCCCGCCAAGGTGGTTGAACCCAAGCCAGCACCAAAAGTCGTCAAACCGGTCGAAACAAAATTCAACGATCGCGAGGTGGAGAAGTCGCCGAAATCGAAACCAACCCATCAGGTCCAGGTCAGCAAGACCAAGGTTCCGTTAAATCGCTCAACTGCCGCCAAGAATCAGAAGCCCGCCAATGACGGCGCTGCCGCGGCTGATTCCCAGCGTAACTCGGCATTGGCAACCGCGTTGCGCAGCACGCGGAGTGGTTTGGGAAAAGGACTTTCTTCCGGCACTGACGTGCGTATGCCGGACGGACAAGGCGGTGGGAGTGGTGCGGCTTATGCCAGTTATGCGCAGGAAATCCAGCGTCGCTACAAAGCAGCTTACGATCGTGAACTCCAAATCGCTGGCGACATCGCGGACGGGCAGGCGCAGGTGGAGACTTCCATCGTTGTTTTGCGGGATGGCACGGTCAGCAGCGCCCGCATCCTCAAACCGTCAGGCAATGCGGAACTGAACCGGCTGACCCAACGCGTCTTGGATTCGGTGCGCCAAGTGCCTGCCTTTCCGTCCGGCACCACGGATTCGACCCGAACATTTAACATTGTTTTTGATCTCAAACCTAGAATTGGATTCGGATGA
- a CDS encoding biopolymer transporter ExbD: MRRFSQHSHLVTLSEINITPLLDLAFVLLIIFVITTPLLEKGMDLDLPTSRNAVDRPPDRNNVRVVEINDAGQYALEKRPQPLGQIVSTLAQEFRSNPNLIIYVRPDENSRMRDFVALTDACTGVGISRFSIRTQPPQPPARR; the protein is encoded by the coding sequence ATGAGACGATTCTCCCAACACAGTCATTTGGTAACGCTCAGCGAGATTAACATCACGCCGTTGCTGGACCTGGCTTTTGTGTTGTTGATCATCTTCGTCATCACCACACCCTTGCTGGAAAAGGGCATGGACCTCGATCTACCGACCAGCCGCAACGCGGTGGACCGACCGCCGGATCGCAACAACGTGCGCGTGGTGGAAATCAACGACGCCGGCCAGTATGCGTTGGAGAAACGCCCCCAACCACTGGGGCAAATTGTTTCCACCTTGGCGCAGGAGTTTCGCTCGAACCCCAATTTAATCATCTACGTGCGCCCGGATGAAAACAGCCGGATGAGGGATTTTGTGGCGTTGACCGATGCCTGCACGGGCGTGGGTATTTCCCGATTTTCCATCCGCACGCAACCCCCGCAACCCCCCGCGAGGCGATGA
- the tatC gene encoding twin-arginine translocase subunit TatC, protein MADDSESAHPEPEVEGGPVKSFLEHLEDLRWVLIKSLVALGVAMLLCLIAGDRVVHILKWPLEHAKVHYPGTNQVVTVTYGTNKLGTFTLTDAQQKNLDLGTNRFVALEVFPQILGTNRVLGWQVNPDSTLAAAAQKLEVELINLSPAGGFIVAFQVALYGGAVLAAPFILYFILAFVFPALRILEQKYVRRGLYFGGGLFMAGVAFCYFLLMPVALGASQLYSHWLGFGALQWRAEDYISFVCKFMLGMGLGFELPVVLLVLVKIEVLSYRTLRGLWRYMIVIVLILGGLLTTPEVLTQVMMAVPLYGLYELSVWVAWYWEEPDRAKVRRRLLLAAVVLGGGSAWLIWKFIWPLLLHFYR, encoded by the coding sequence ATGGCGGATGATTCCGAGTCGGCACACCCCGAGCCCGAAGTTGAAGGCGGGCCGGTAAAATCATTTCTCGAACACCTCGAAGACCTTCGTTGGGTCCTGATCAAAAGTCTGGTCGCGTTGGGCGTCGCGATGTTGCTTTGCCTCATCGCGGGTGACCGTGTCGTTCATATTCTTAAATGGCCGCTGGAGCACGCCAAAGTTCACTATCCCGGCACGAATCAAGTTGTCACCGTTACTTACGGCACCAACAAGTTGGGGACGTTCACACTCACGGACGCGCAGCAAAAAAATCTGGACTTGGGCACCAACCGGTTTGTTGCGCTGGAAGTGTTCCCGCAAATTCTTGGCACCAATCGAGTTTTGGGCTGGCAGGTCAACCCGGACTCCACGCTGGCCGCCGCGGCGCAAAAGCTGGAAGTGGAGCTGATAAATCTCAGTCCCGCGGGAGGATTCATCGTCGCCTTTCAGGTGGCGCTTTATGGCGGCGCAGTTTTAGCCGCGCCCTTCATTTTATATTTCATACTGGCTTTTGTGTTTCCGGCGCTCCGGATTCTCGAGCAAAAATACGTTCGCCGCGGTTTGTATTTTGGCGGCGGCCTGTTTATGGCCGGAGTGGCGTTCTGCTATTTCCTGTTGATGCCAGTAGCGTTGGGCGCCTCGCAACTGTATTCCCACTGGCTGGGGTTTGGCGCGCTGCAATGGCGCGCGGAAGATTACATCAGTTTCGTCTGCAAATTCATGCTGGGCATGGGGTTGGGATTTGAATTGCCGGTCGTGCTGCTGGTCCTGGTGAAGATTGAAGTGCTGAGTTATCGCACGCTGCGCGGCCTGTGGCGCTACATGATTGTGATCGTGCTGATTTTGGGTGGGCTACTGACCACTCCCGAAGTGCTCACGCAGGTAATGATGGCGGTGCCGCTGTACGGCCTTTACGAGCTAAGTGTCTGGGTTGCCTGGTATTGGGAGGAGCCAGATCGAGCCAAGGTGCGGCGCCGTTTGCTGCTGGCGGCGGTGGTGCTCGGTGGTGGCTCAGCCTGGCTGATCTGGAAATTCATTTGGCCGTTGTTGCTCCATTTTTATCGCTAA